One genomic region from Alosa alosa isolate M-15738 ecotype Scorff River chromosome 12, AALO_Geno_1.1, whole genome shotgun sequence encodes:
- the rassf2b gene encoding ras association domain-containing protein 2b isoform X2, with translation MEQVNQDHVKIGEGKYVTKKSLLSHLKTYNMYYEGQSLQLRHREEEGEGLIVEGLLNVCWGLRRPIRLQMQDDVERIRSPPSPVELPSEDKTDFTKKASLKLPAIKVTSPLDQSEGSADAEAESTHIQRTRSDVGGRRLGARRIKRHRCSINGHYYNHKTSVFTPGYGSVTNVRVNSSMTTAQVLRVLLKKFKIENSPDEFSLFLIHTSGERVHLKSTDHPLAVRIMEGPCEQVSKIFLMDTDQVEEVTHDVAQYIKFEMPVLQSFITKLKEEEDREVQKLKNRYQYMRCMIEKHMQTRHQTTTCV, from the exons GAAGTCCCTGCTGTCTCATCTCAAAACTTACAACATGTACTATGAGGGGCAGTCACTTCAGCTTCGCcacagagag gaggaaggagaggggctGATTGTGGAAGGGTTGCTCAACGTCTGCTGGGGACTGCGACGGCCAATCAGATTACAGATGCAGGACGACGTTGAGCGAATCAGGTCGCCACCATCACCTGTAGAACTGCCATCGGAAGACAAGACAGACTTCACCAA GAAGGCTAGTCTGAAACTGCCCGCTATCAAGGTCACTAGCCCACTGGACCAGTCAGAAGGCTCTGCTGATG ctgagGCCGAGTCCACACACATCCAGAGGACACGCAGTGACGTGGGTGGGAGAAGGCTGGGAGCGAGACGCATCAAGAGGCACAGGTGCTCCATCAACGGCCACTACTACAACCACAAG acGTCAGTGTTTACTCCAGGGTACGGGTCGGTGACTAACGTGCGTGTAAACAGCTCCATGACGACGGCCCAGGTGCTCAGAGTTCTGCTGAAGAAGTTTAAGATCGAGAACAGTCCGGACGAGTTCAGTCTGTTCCTTATTCACACcagcggag agcgTGTTCATCTGAAAAGCACAGACCACCCGTTGGCCGTGCGGATCATGGAGGGCCCCTGTGAGCAGGTCAGCAAGATATTCCTGATGGACACAGACCAGGTGGAGGAGGTCACCCATGAT GTGGCCCAGTACATCAAGTTTGAGATGCCCGTGCTACAAAGCTTCATCACTAAGCTAAAAGAAGAAGAGGACAGAGAAGTTCAGAAACTGAAAAACAG GTACCAGTATATGCGCTGTATGATCGAGAAGCACATGCAGACTCGACACCAAACCACCACCTGTGTGTGA